The genomic segment GGACCCTATTTGCGACTGACCCTGGCTGCGGCTAACCGCAAAAAGGACGACATTATTTATCGGGCGTTGCTCGATACCGTTTTGCGCAAAACATCGGATACCGGTGCTTATGCGCCCGTCGCCCTGCCGACCACGCAAAAGATTGTCGCAAGCAAAACTGGTATGACCAAGGCCAAGCTTATCGCCGCCAAGGCCATGTTTCGCCGTAACGAGTGCTATGAACAGAACGGTGAGGCGCTGTATATCACCTACAACGCCGACATGTTGACGCAGATCCTCAGCGATACCACGTTGACCTGCGCCGACTTTATGGCGGTGAAGATGCTCCAGGAGGGCGCGGTGTCCAGTACCTGGTTGGGCTTTAAGTGGCTGGCGTACGAAAAGCTGGACGAAGCGAAAGCAGGCGAGCCTGCCGTCAGAGCCTGTTTAGAAATTTGTGTATTTGCCTGATTTTGATATGTTCAATCCAACATCAAAAACAGATTAATTTATGGACGAAAAACAGTTGCAGGCTCTGGCTAACGAACTGGCCAAAAATCTCAAAACCCCTGAAGATCTCAGTCACTTCGATCGGCTGCTGAAAAAAATCAGCGTCGAAGCAGCTCTCAATGCCGAAATGACCCATCACCTCGGCTACGATAAAAATCAGCCTAAACCGGGGACCAACGCCCGCAACGGCTATTCCACAAAAACCGTTACCACTGGCGATGGCCCGCTGGCGCTGCGTACTCCGCGCGATCGTGACGGTTCCTTTGAACCGCAACTGGTGAAGAAGAACCAGACCCGGATTACCGGGATGGATAACCAGATTTTATCGTTGTACGCCAAAGGGATGACCACCCGCGAGATCGCCGCCGCATTCAAAGAGCTGTATGACGCCGATGTCTCGCCGGCGCTGGTCTCAAAGGTCACCGATGCGGTCATGGAGCAGGTTGTCGAATGGCAAAACCGGCCTCTGGATGCCGTCTATCCCA from the Candidatus Sodalis pierantonius str. SOPE genome contains:
- a CDS encoding phage capsid protein, with translation MAFDANKNMITAAFVQQFHDSFEIASQQKDSRLQGAVTDLGHITGASFTINDMGTIEMTQITTRFGDTVWDVPEAGTRNALMADCGVFVPVEKRDLRKLIADPQGPYLRLTLAAANRKKDDIIYRALLDTVLRKTSDTGAYAPVALPTTQKIVASKTGMTKAKLIAAKAMFRRNECYEQNGEALYITYNADMLTQILSDTTLTCADFMAVKMLQEGAVSSTWLGFKWLAYEKLDEAKAGEPAVRACLEICVFA